TCTGGGACGAACACGTCGTCCACACCGAGGAAGACGGCACCGCGATCCTCTACATCGACCGCCACCTGGTGCACGAAGTCACCAGCCCGCAGGCCTTCGAGGGCCTGCGCGTCGCCGGCCGCAAGCTATGGCGCATCAGCTCGGTGGTGGCCACGGCCGACCACAACACGCCGACCACGGGCTGGGAGCGCGGCTACGAAGGCATTGCCGACCCCACCAGCAAGGAGCAGGTCACCACGCTGGACAAGAACATCGCGGAATTCGGCGCCGCCGCGTTCTTCCCGTTCCTGAGCAAGCGCCAGGGCATCGTGCATGTGATCGGCCCGGAAAGCGGCGCCACGCTGCCGGGCATGACGGTCGTCTGCGGCGACTCGCACACCTCCACCCATGGCGCCTTCGGCGCGCTCGCGCACGGCATCGGCACCAGCGAGGTCGAGCACGTGATGGCCACGCAGACGCTGCTCGGCAAGAAGGCGAAGAACATGCTCGTGAAGGTCGAAGGCAAGCTGCCTTTCGGCTGCACGGCCAAGGACATCGTGCTCGCGATCATCGGCAAGATCGGCACGGCCGGCGGCACGGGCTACACCATCGAATTCGCGGGCTCGGCCATCCGCGACCTGAGCATGGAAGGCCGCATGACGGTCTGCAACATGGCCATCGAGGCCGGTGCGCGCGCGGGCCTGGTGGCGGTCGACGAAAAGACCATCAGCTATGTCAAGGGCCGCCCGCTCGCGCCCACGGGCGTGGAGTGGGACCAGGCCGTGGCCTACTGGCGCACGCTGCAGTCCGACCCCGACGCCAAGTTCGACGCCGTGGTTGAGCTCGACGCCGCGCAGATCCAGCCGCAGGTGACCTGGGGCACCTCGCCCGAGATGGTGGTCGACATCAACGGCCGCGTGCCCGATCCCGAGAAGGAAAAAGACGCCAGCAAGCGCGGCGCCATCGAGCGCGCGCTGGTCTACATGGGCCTGGAGCCGAACAAGGCCATGAACGACATCTTCGTCGACAAGGTGTTCATCGGCTCGTGCACCAACAGCCGCATCGAGGACATGCGCGAAGCCGCGGCCGTGGTGAAAAAGCTCGGCCAGAAAGTGGCAAAGAACGTGAAGCTCGCGATGGTGGTGCCCGGCTCGGGCGTGGTGAAGGAACAGGCCGAGCGCGAAGGCCTCGACCTGATCTTCAAGGCCGCGGGCTTCGAATGGCGCGAACCCGGCTGCTCGATGTGCCTGGCCATGAACGCCGACCGCCTGGAGCCCGGCGAGCGCTGCGCCTCCACCAGCAACCGCAACTTCGAAGGCCGCCAGGGCGCCGGCGGCCGCACCCACCTCGTGAGCCCGGCCATGGCCGCCGCCGCCGCCGTGCACGGCCATTTCGTCGACGTGCGTACGTTTGCCTGAACACACAAGAGATCCACATGCAGAAATTCACCGTGCACAAGGGCCTCGTGGCGCCCATGGACCGCGAGAACGTCGACACCGACGCGATCATCCCGAAGCAGTTCCTCAAGTCG
This genomic window from Variovorax paradoxus contains:
- the leuC gene encoding 3-isopropylmalate dehydratase large subunit yields the protein MARTLYDKIWDEHVVHTEEDGTAILYIDRHLVHEVTSPQAFEGLRVAGRKLWRISSVVATADHNTPTTGWERGYEGIADPTSKEQVTTLDKNIAEFGAAAFFPFLSKRQGIVHVIGPESGATLPGMTVVCGDSHTSTHGAFGALAHGIGTSEVEHVMATQTLLGKKAKNMLVKVEGKLPFGCTAKDIVLAIIGKIGTAGGTGYTIEFAGSAIRDLSMEGRMTVCNMAIEAGARAGLVAVDEKTISYVKGRPLAPTGVEWDQAVAYWRTLQSDPDAKFDAVVELDAAQIQPQVTWGTSPEMVVDINGRVPDPEKEKDASKRGAIERALVYMGLEPNKAMNDIFVDKVFIGSCTNSRIEDMREAAAVVKKLGQKVAKNVKLAMVVPGSGVVKEQAEREGLDLIFKAAGFEWREPGCSMCLAMNADRLEPGERCASTSNRNFEGRQGAGGRTHLVSPAMAAAAAVHGHFVDVRTFA